The region CTCTCTGCATCAGCGGCTACTTTTGTACTGGGCGCCGTAGGCGCAGCTGCGTATGCATTTCGAAAACGGCCATTTCCTGCGGCATCCCATGTCGAGCTACATACCCCCCCACAACAGGCCACCAAAAGTatgcgcgccgtggcgccggTCCACACCGAGGAATCGAGCATGCCAGACAAGAGCGCCTGGGCCATTTTTCGCGACATGCACATGGCCCTCTTTTCCTCTtcgaagcgcgcgcgtcccGTCAAACCCATCCCCGTGTCACAAATACGCCCGACTGGTTCGCCACTCAGTGCTTTATCGCGTGCGCCTTCGACGCAAGAGCGTTCTGCGGCACTTCCTGCTCTTAACAAGACACGCATCGCGCCACCGCCAGAAGACACAGAAGGCCAAGGTGATGATGGGCCGATGCTGGCCATCTTTGCGTTTAGCACGGCCACTGTGATTGTCGGTGCTAGTGCGCTGGTGGCCACACTCCTTGTCCGCTACGGACTCGGTATACGCTCTATTGAAGAGTTTGCCGATAAGATGCACGACATCCTGCCGTCTCTCAACAGAGATGCTCGCCTGGCGCGATACCTGCcggctgtgccgccgcggccccCGGCCGAACCGGACATGCCCTCGGTGGACGTCCCTGCCTCCGAGCTAGAGCACAAGCTGGAGCACACGGAAGACGCCCAAGACTGGCTGCGGTACGCTGTGATGCAGCTCGAATCCGAGCTGGCCGCTCACGAGGCAGCCAAGCGCGAACGGCGTCACCAGCGTCTCATATGTACAAATGGCGCTACgggggcggcggcacgcgaCGCCTGACTGGCTCTGGGGAAGCAGGCATGTAGCCTGTCGGTGCACTGGCAGAATCCGCGGGTCCTTGCTCTGCAGGAATAGGCTGGAGCTCACCGCGCTGGAAACGATGCTGCCGCTTCTCGAGGTCGTGTGCCCACATCGCGGCACCGATCTGGTTCGATACGGAGAATATGAGGCCGAAGAAAGGAATGCGTTCCAGGAGCAAGGCAAAGAAGCCAAAGAGCATGTAGTCTATTCTTCGCTCCGTGATCCACAGGGTAATTTGCTCGTCCTGCATGTGCTTTACCTCGAAGAACGGTTGGTGCATTTCGCGTGCAAAGCCGAGCGCGCCGTAGGCAGCTGACAATATGACACCAAAGATGGGAATGGAGCCAAAGAGCAAGAGAGAGACCTTGCGCAGAACCATGTCTGACAAGCGCTTCTTGATGGTGAGCTTTTGGACGCCGTCTTGTGGATCGGGCGGCCGCTCGTACTCTTCCGTGTACGGCGTCCAGAAGTCCGACGACTTGCCGCGTGACTCGACCGTCTTGCGGTAGGCCGTGTCGCGGAATGCCCGCATTTGCTTCCCCAGGAACATGTCGAACACAATGTTGACTTGGTTGAGAACCAGCAacagcgtcgtcatcgATCCGAACGAGAGCATCGGGATCCCGACCTGTCGTCCCCCCGCCTCTATGAGCTCATACATCCACTTGGCGCCACAGGCACGGCCCATGTGTCCCAGTATCAGCCCCGACACAAGTCGCTGGCCAGGGAGTGACACGAACGACCACAAGATGGTCGTGGCACCGGCCTGCGTCACTCTGGCGTAACATGCATTCCACATGGGCCGCCACAACAGCTCATCATGTGCCAGGCGGTACATACCCACGATCGGGTACACGGCCGGGAAATGGAGCGTGACCTGTGGCATGTGCCGGCAATCGACGTGGTGGTGGGAGTCTGAGCATGGCGAGGACTTGGTTGTCTATGGTGGAGGCCTAGTCCCAATCGTCGGGCTCCGGCGCGGCGGTAGGCACACCGAAGCCCAAGATCGGCTTACTGGGCTTTTGCTGCGGCAAAATCACGCCTAGCATGAGCGGAGCATACGTACCTGTCTGTCCAAGACGCCATTCCAAGGCGGCCGTAGTAAATGTATCGCTATTTCCAAATTCTTGGAATCCGATCATCTTGTCCTTGCATACGCCCTGCACGAACGCCATGAGGCAGGGCAGGACACGGATATCGAGCTTCTGGACAAGAAAAGGCGCGTGCTCCACGTACGTCTTGAGAAACAGTGTGCCTGGATGCTGCCGTGCGAGGTGCTCGAGATGCCGGTCGAGAATATGGCATCGCCGGAACTCTTTCTTCGCGAAGTGAATCACGACTTTCGGCTCGCGCACACTCGAGCTGAGCAGCGCCTTTTCGTCCTCGACTTGCACGTACTTGCCGCGATTAGGATCGCTTGTATCGGCACCGATACGTGCAGCTATTCTGCCGTGAGTCGCATGTACGTACTGTGCCTGCATTtcagcgaggcgctgagcgcgatACTCCTCAAACACTTGAGAAAGATCGCGGTCGTCCGAGCCCCGTCCCTTGCCGGCAACGCGTtcggcatcgtcggcatccGCCTCATTGAGCGCCTCAAcctcgcgctccagctcagcCAACACTTCCTCATCACTGTCGGCCTGGGCCGTATACGCGCCTAAATCGGGCGCGTCTTGCCATGCCGACATGGTGTGTGGAGGCACTGGGGTGTCGAGCCTCCATCATGAATGCCGCCGAGGTGCAGAGGCAGCACACCCAAGTGTCGGCGATGGGCCATATGGAGCCGCTGCATGTGGGATCTCTTCTTGATGCTCTAGCACGCATGGTGCATACGCCTGCCGAGGCAtttgtcgagcgcgatACCCTCCTGCACCGATGTGACGACGAAGCTGCGCAGGCGTTGGAGACGTCGGACACGCGATGGAACAATGTGCGCCGGGCGCGCTACCAAATTCGTCTGTCCGTGCGTACCGAGCACGGAatgacgcagctcgtgctcccgcagccgcccgtgccacCTGGCGCCGCACCATCCGTGGCCGTCCGCACGGTCGTGATCGTCGATGTCTTGACGCCCGCGCCTGACATGCCGCCCACGCCCCTTgagacgacgacgatcTTTGCCATGCCTATCGAAGAGCTCGCGGAGCATGCCCAGCACCGCGCTGGGTGGGACGAACTTGTGGCTCTGCTGCAATGGGCGCCCGAACGCCAGGTCATGCGGTACGGCCTGCGGTATGTGCTGCCGTCCGATCATCCGCTTGTCCTGCATGAATTGCGCATTTTCCGCGCTACGGATGTACGTATATGCCTACTAACGCAGTGGTCCATCGATGCATCCAATCGACCCATCGAGTGGACGCCGAGTTCACAGATCCACGTCCGCGTGGTATCGACGCTGCGGTCCGACGTTGGGCCCGGCATTCCCAAGAGCCAGCAGGACGAGACAGCGCGTGCATTGGAGTACGCTATTCAGTACACGAAGCACCTGCAAAAGTCGCTGGACGCGATCGTGCCCCTGGATCGTGATGCCTCCTAGTCACAcagctgcatgtgctgcaggatcCTTTGTTCCCATTCACGCAGGCCCCCCTCTACCTTCTCGTGGCCGAGCTCAGCCAGACCCCGCTCAAACACCTCCCATGGTATCGAGTTGCCCAAGTGGAACGGCCCCTgtcgcgtgcgcacgaggcgTACGACGTGTGCTGCACTGCCGCACGCTGTGCCGAGATCATGGACGATCGAGCGAACGTAGGTGCCGGACGACACGGTCATTCGGAGGGTAAAGGCGGCGGGTGGCGACGTTTCCTCGCGGTCCTCAGGCGCGGCTATACATGCCGTGTCCTGATTCGTGGTATCCAGTGCCTGAGCGCCAGCCATCGCACGCACCCTCGTGAACAGGGccttgtcgtcgtcggacacgcgcgtcgtagGAGGTGCGTATGTGTGTGCAGAGGGAGGGTGCCATTGAACGAGTTCCAGCTCGTCAATGCACACGTTGCGCGGCTCAATGGGCCGCGGAAGGGGTATGCCTTCGCGCGCGTATTCAAACAGGCGCTTTCCGTCCATACGCAGCGCACTGTACAGCGGTGGAAGCTGCTGGACCTGCCCACGAAATAGTCTCAGCTTGTCGCGCACCATGTCTTCGGTGACGTGCGAGTGCGGTGCATAAGACATAATAGGCTCTTTGGCATCATACGACGTCGTGGCTGTGCCGAGAAGCCCCGTGGTCTCGTATTCTTTCGTGCAGTGCAGAaactgctgcagctgcttcgtgCCATGGTGAAGGCCAATCACAAGCACACCTTCCGCGAGTGGATCCAGCGTGCCGCCCTGCCCCATCTTGGGTGGCAGGCGGCCACACTTGgcgacgagctcgcgctcccACGGCTTGAGTCGCCGTGCCGGCTTGACACGCCGAGGCGTATGTGCCGCATAAAACAGGTCCGACGATGCGAGCAGCGGCTTGAGTCGGTCCAGCAAGTCCATCGACGTCGGTCCACTGGGCTTGATAATGCCAAACAGGCACGACAGCGGCCGATCTGATTCCGACGGCATACGTGTCAGGCTACGGCGGACGCAGCCCAGAGGCATGAGGAAAAAACGCCCCAGCGCTTACTAACACACCATGATCTGGCGGCGCGCAGGGTCGCTGTCACGACGGCCGTGGGGCCGCCGTGGCTACGCCACcgtgccgccggcgccgtaCGACGTCTTGTTTTGCGGCTCGGATGCATTTGCGTGCGAGGCAGTGGCTGCTATCGCGCACCGGCCCGACTTGTACCGCTCCCTTCACGTACTGACCCCCCCGGATGTACAGCATGCCTGGGGCGCGAAACGTATGCGTGTATCGCCTGTAAAGCAGTTCGCGATACTGCACAACATACCACAGACAGCTGTGCCGCCCGAAGGCATCGACGCCTACGAGCCTCCGTCGCTCATTCGTGACtcacatgcgccgctgctcgtgaCGGCTTCGTTTGGGCACCGCATTCCCACGCATCTCTTGTCCCACTTTCCCTCTCCGTCGCTCACGCTCAACCTGCATCCATCCATGCTCCCTGACCTCCGGGGTGCAGCCCCATTGCAGTGGGCTATTGCGCGGCAATATACCCACACGGGGATGAGTGTGCAGCAGTTGCATCCCACGCACTTTGACCGCGGCGGCCTTTTGAAGCAGGTACGTGTGCCCATACCCTCCCACGCCACGTATCCAGCCCTGGCTACGGCACTCGCGCCTCATGCTGCCGAGCTGCTTGTGGATGTCATCGCACAATTGCCGTCGTACGCTGCGAACGTCCAAGCCCAGGATCCAGACCGTGCGACTCGCGCTCCGAAAttggcgccgcgcttctCCCACATACGATGGGACTCTTGGGACGCAGCCACGCTGGACGCCCGAATGCGTGCCTTTGGGTATGCCCAGCCGCtcacgacgacgctcgtgccCGCCTCGTCCCAATTTGCCCCCGTCTCTTGTGCGATTCACGAAGGACACATCATGCCGAGCGAATCAATCAGCCTCGATCGGCCCGGTCACGCCGTCTTTCTGCCCCAGGAACAGACTCTAGCGCTACAGACGTTGTCTGGTGTCTATGGCGCTACGCGTATCCAGACCCGCGGTAAACCTGTTCGCTCCGCCGCCGACTGGTGGCGCGGCTTCCGCGATCGTGCAGATGCACACGGTCATATTCACTTCGAATGAGAGGCGTCATagggcggcggtggc is a window of Malassezia restricta chromosome III, complete sequence DNA encoding:
- a CDS encoding thioredoxin-like protein produces the protein MSAWQDAPDLGAYTAQADSDEEVLAELEREVEALNEADADDAERVAGKGRGSDDRDLSQVFEEYRAQRLAEMQAQIAARIGADTSDPNRGKYVQVEDEKALLSSSVREPKVVIHFAKKEFRRCHILDRHLEHLARQHPGTLFLKTYVEHAPFLVQKLDIRVLPCLMAFVQGVCKDKMIGFQEFGNSDTFTTAALEWRLGQTGVILPQQKPSKPILGFGVPTAAPEPDDWD
- a CDS encoding tRNA pseudouridine55 synthase, giving the protein MPLGCVRRSLTRMPSESDRPLSCLFGIIKPSGPTSMDLLDRLKPLLASSDLFYAAHTPRRVKPARRLKPWERELVAKCGRLPPKMGQGGTLDPLAEGVLVIGLHHGTKQLQQFLHCTKEYETTGLLGTATTSYDAKEPIMSYAPHSHVTEDMVRDKLRLFRGQVQQLPPLYSALRMDGKRLFEYAREGIPLPRPIEPRNVCIDELELVQWHPPSAHTYAPPTTRVSDDDKALFTRVRAMAGAQALDTTNQDTACIAAPEDREETSPPAAFTLRMTVSSGTYVRSIVHDLGTACGSAAHVVRLVRTRQGPFHLGNSIPWEVFERGLAELGHEKVEGGLREWEQRILQHMQLCD
- a CDS encoding methionyl-tRNA formyltransferase, producing MIWRRAGSLSRRPWGRRGYATVPPAPYDVLFCGSDAFACEAVAAIAHRPDLYRSLHVLTPPDVQHAWGAKRMRVSPVKQFAILHNIPQTAVPPEGIDAYEPPSLIRDSHAPLLVTASFGHRIPTHLLSHFPSPSLTLNLHPSMLPDLRGAAPLQWAIARQYTHTGMSVQQLHPTHFDRGGLLKQVRVPIPSHATYPALATALAPHAAELLVDVIAQLPSYAANVQAQDPDRATRAPKLAPRFSHIRWDSWDAATLDARMRAFGYAQPLTTTLVPASSQFAPVSCAIHEGHIMPSESISLDRPGHAVFLPQEQTLALQTLSGVYGATRIQTRGKPVRSAADWWRGFRDRADAHGHIHFE